A DNA window from Methylocystis heyeri contains the following coding sequences:
- a CDS encoding glycogen debranching N-terminal domain-containing protein, which yields MSFRIDVGPSQLALHQGHSALVTDCDGQIREPSAKGYYFRDTRLVSCWRIYADGEEWDYLNAAPVSHFAARSYLINRTMRTANGVVPQRTIQLTISRWMDGGLHEDLVLENFGARPARFFLEIEARCDFADLAEARAGEFARRGRIVSE from the coding sequence TTGAGCTTTCGTATCGATGTCGGACCTTCCCAACTCGCTCTGCACCAGGGCCATAGCGCTCTGGTCACAGATTGCGACGGCCAGATCCGGGAGCCGAGCGCCAAAGGATATTATTTCCGCGACACCCGCCTCGTCAGCTGCTGGCGCATCTACGCGGACGGAGAAGAATGGGATTATCTCAACGCCGCGCCGGTTTCACATTTCGCGGCGCGAAGCTATCTGATCAATCGCACGATGAGAACCGCAAACGGCGTCGTTCCACAACGCACGATCCAGCTCACGATCAGCCGCTGGATGGACGGCGGCTTGCATGAAGATCTCGTGCTGGAGAACTTCGGCGCCCGGCCGGCGCGCTTTTTTCTGGAGATCGAGGCGCGGTGCGATTTCGCCGACCTCGCCGAGGCGAGAGCGGGAGAGTTCGCGCGCCGGGGGCGGATCGTCTCCGAATAG